AAATTCTCCAACAACTGCATGTTTCTCCAGAACTTCACCAGATTGAGCTGCGATTACGGGGTAAATGCTTAGCGTATTTGTATTGAAGATGAGAGCCAGGGTATCCCCTTCCAAAACTCTGTCACCAATATTTCCGCGAACATTTCGAACAATACCTGGGTACTTGGGATATTTATGGATCACCTGGTCTTCGTTTAAACGGATCTCGCCGTACAGCCTTCTGGTTCCTGGTATCTTACCAGTGACAACATCTATGAACGTGATGCCAGCCTTCTCAATCTCGGGAGCGGAAAGTTCAACCATTATTTCATCTTCATGCTCATCATGAGATTCGGATGGAACGCTATCAAGTGTAGTCTCTATGTGAACGGAATGGTCATCATGTTCCTCAATATCTCCCTTGCACTCCAGCAATAGAGTAGAAATGAGTATGAAAGAAAGGATGAGGTAATATTTATTAGAATTCATAGATCTTAATTCCCAGTGTTAGGCTTAATTCAAAAAGGAGTGAACCTTGCTCCATTTCAAGTGTCATGGCATTTTCTTGAAGATCAGTAAGGAGAGATTGTGCATCCAATACCTCCAGGTAGGGTCGTGCTCCCGCTCTATACTCTGTCTCAATTCGCTTATACAACTGGCTTGCCTCAGGGATGAGAGATGCCCTTAGACTTGACAACCGCTGTTCAGTGATTAGCCACCTGCTTATCCATCTTTCTCTGGCGATTTCAAGTTGGGAGGAGAGGTTATCAAGTTCATTCATGCCGGCACGCAGTTCATGTTCACGGAGTTTTACAGAAACCCTCCGCTTCGTAAACAAAGGTGACTCAATTGATATACCCATCATTGGGATGCGTTGATTGAGCTCAGGTAGAATCTTCATACCCGCTGAAATGGCATAGGAACTGACCAGGGGTGTTTCGGATGCTGCTTTCATCGCCTTCAAGGTGTTGATATGGGCTTGCTTTTCGCGGATTCTTGGAGATGCTGAGCGTTGCTCCCAGGCCTCTTCAATTACACGCTTTGTTGGTGGATCAGGCAGCACTGTGGGAAGAACCAATGGTGTAAGTGCAGTATCCAGATAGGTGCTCAGTTCCATGGTGAACCGCTCAGTGGATGTTTTGATCTGCGACAGGTCAGCTTCGAGTCGAGCAATCTCCAGTCGACTTCTTATGAGTTCCGATTCTGAGAGAGCACCTTCATCGAATTGATGATTTTGCCAGTCTAGTGTTTGCTCCATAAGAACAAGCCGCTCTTCAGCCAATGCGATACGTTTGTTCCAATGCACTGCTTCAAGGAAATACATGCTGATCTGATAGTGAATCTCATCTTGATAGGTACGAGTGTCATTTTCGATGAGCCCCACCTCTGCATCAATCAAGGATAGCCGATTTCTTCTTATGGATGGTGCTTCAAAGACCTGCTTTGCTGAGAATTCGATCTCGTCTTGTCCAAAATTTTCAAAGACAGATTCAAATTCAGTTGGGGCCAAGGCCTGAGATAGTTCTTTACTTAGATTCAAGCCAATTCGTTGGTGACCTAATGCCTGAAGACCACTATCTACTTCAAGTCTCCGTTGAAATGCATCCTGGAAACTGAGTTCCTGTTGCGAATAGACGATAGAAATAGCTATCGTGAATAAGATTATACGTTTGTACATCTTATCCCTCCTTATGTAGAGGGGTTAAATTTCTAGTTGATTAAGTGTATAGAGGATTGGTTCTAAATGAGCATAACAGTGGAAAGACTCAGCCGAGTATGAAAGAACAGGGGAGTACGGCAATCATGACCATTTTCCAAATGGATCAAATTATTCGGAGAAGAGTGAATTGCATTTGCTGGTTCACAAACATCCATCTGATCATACTTTGAGGCTAAGAGCAGCCCGCTCAGGTCATCATGACTGACATTCGTTTCTGTCTCTTCACAGGTTCCATGTGGGTGCCATTTCATATCTGTGTCCACAGCTGAGTGGGTTGTATCGCAAGGATGAGCTGATTCAGCATGGAGGTGCCAATCACCGAATGAGAGAAACATAAAAAGCAGCGGGAAAATGGTTTTCCTCAATATGGTTGTGTTTCTCGAAATGGATGCTGTCTGCATAAGGCTCATAGTTTAGTCGAACACTCAGGTGATGCAATTGTTTCTCACTATGGAGCTTGAATAGAATCCCTTTGACATTAATTCTTCTTCACTATTAGAGCCATGATGGAGGATAGGCACATCGATGCTGATATGTGAATTCTAGTGTACAGTCCACCAGGTGGTGATGACTTGGTGAGAATCACTGGAAGATCACCATTAATCTTCAATCTTAAATTCTAAATATCTAATAATGACGAGGTTGATTTCCATAACCAGTTAACTTCCTATTTGATCTTTTAGCGAATATTAAAAACAGATTTGATACGCCACTATATATTAACTTGTCTACATCAGTTGACTGATATTCGGAGGATTATTTTGCTTAATAAATACTTATCTCATGCGGTGTGTTTCTCCCTGGTAACCCCAGCTTATTCATTTAATCAGAATTCTGATTATTTTTATCCTCCTACTCTGGCAAAATTCCTTATTTCAGCGTCACATGGTCACAGACTGACAATAGTGACGGCTATGCCCTCGGCCTGCACCATCGTCATTCATCAGACATTATGAATTATAATATGAGAGCTGATATCACTGAATTCTCATTGTTTTTCGATAAGTTCCATCGGAATAACAGGATTCTTAAAGCTTTTCCAAAATTACTCACCTATCTTGGCCCATCACTTGAATTTTACACCATATTTTTTGATCAAAAAGTAGCTGGTAACGGATTAAATGCTTCTTTCTCGTTCTTCAGTATGTTTTCATTAGCTGCGAATTCTATGCATTATTACCCCATTGCTGATAAACTTTGGGTAGTTGGTGGAGTAAGGGTCAGTTTAGTCTCAGTGGGGTTAAGAATGGTGGATTTTACTGGAAGTGATGAGGAACCACTGGGGATTCTTCATCCACTTTCTGCCTTAAAAGTGA
This DNA window, taken from Candidatus Neomarinimicrobiota bacterium, encodes the following:
- a CDS encoding TolC family protein codes for the protein MYKRIILFTIAISIVYSQQELSFQDAFQRRLEVDSGLQALGHQRIGLNLSKELSQALAPTEFESVFENFGQDEIEFSAKQVFEAPSIRRNRLSLIDAEVGLIENDTRTYQDEIHYQISMYFLEAVHWNKRIALAEERLVLMEQTLDWQNHQFDEGALSESELIRSRLEIARLEADLSQIKTSTERFTMELSTYLDTALTPLVLPTVLPDPPTKRVIEEAWEQRSASPRIREKQAHINTLKAMKAASETPLVSSYAISAGMKILPELNQRIPMMGISIESPLFTKRRVSVKLREHELRAGMNELDNLSSQLEIARERWISRWLITEQRLSSLRASLIPEASQLYKRIETEYRAGARPYLEVLDAQSLLTDLQENAMTLEMEQGSLLFELSLTLGIKIYEF